From one Coffea eugenioides isolate CCC68of chromosome 11, Ceug_1.0, whole genome shotgun sequence genomic stretch:
- the LOC113752938 gene encoding HMG-Y-related protein B-like produces the protein MATEEPKSNNENICSAPVPPPPASAPAPAPALPPYPEMILSAIEALNDKNGSNKSTISKHIESTYGNLPPAHSTLLTHHLNRMKATGQLAMLKNNYLKPDPNAPPRRGRGRPPKPKPALPPGYVPPPPRPRGRPPKVTDPLAPPAPPKKKTAPSSTGSGRKRGRPPKAAKTGAGPVSTSAGAPSGAPRGRGRPPKVKPAATATVGA, from the exons ATGGCTACTGAAGAGCCCAAAAGTAATAATGAAAATATTTGCTCAGCCCCAGTTCCTCCTCCTCCAGCCTCAGCCCCAGCCCCAGCTCCAGCTCTCCCTCCTTACCCTGAG ATGATCTTATCAGCAATCGAAGCATTGAACGACAAGAACGGCTCCAACAAATCCACAATCTCAAAGCACATCGAATCCACCTATGGAAACCTCCCCCCTGCTCACTCCACGTTGCTGACCCACCATCTCAATAGAATGAAGGCCACCGGCCAGCTCGCCATGCTCAAAAACAACTACCTCAAGCCCGACCCGAATGCCCCTCCCCGCCGTGGCCGAGGCCGTCCACCCAAGCCCAAGCCAGCTCTCCCACCCGGCTACGTCCCACCTCCTCCCCGCCCCCGCGGCCGCCCGCCCAAGGTCACGGATCCCCTCGCACCTCCCGCTCCGCCGAAGAAGAAAACCGCTCCGAGCTCGACGGGGTCCGGGAGGAAGCGCGGACGGCCCCCCAAGGCGGCAAAGACTGGAGCTGGGCCTGTTTCGACGTCCGCCGGAGCTCCGAGTGGGGCTCCCAGGGGCAGAGGAAGGCCGCCGAAAGTGAAACCTGCTGCGACCGCTACCGTAGGGGCTTGA
- the LOC113751034 gene encoding cysteine-rich receptor-like protein kinase 25 isoform X3, with protein MIKSKAFLQGLIKAFVPKNSRGQKEEDLEKIAAQEQKQFQFQVLVAATKNFHRSNKLGEGGFGPVYKGKLDDGREIAVKKLSQSSRQGKKEFMNEAKLLARVQHRNVVNLLGYCAHGPEKLLVYEFVANESLDKLLFIESSGRDALDWNRRHDIILGVAKGLLYLHEDAHSCIIHRDIKASNILLDDKYLPKIADFGLARLFNEDGTHVNTRAAGTNGYMAPEYVMHGNLSIKADVYSFGVVILELISGQKNSTFNRDTESTSLLEWIGLLCVQSDPRLRPDMRRVVVMLSRKPGTLEEPTRPGYPGSRYRKSHKSLAVSSATGTSGASNSHSFTSTTKTNSVTATTTTSALTNPRSDRKGKRPMHYST; from the exons ATGATTAAGTCAAAGGCCTTTCTCCAGGGCCTCATCAAAGCCTTTGTTCCAAAGAACAGTAGAG GGCAAAAAGAAGAGGATTTGGAGAAGATTGCAGCACAAGAACAAAAGCAATTCCAGTTTCAAGTTCTTGTTGCTGCTACCAAGAATTTCCATCGTAGTAATAAGCTTGGTGAAGGTGGCTTTGGCCCTGTTTACAAG GGGAAATTGGATGATGGGAGGGAAATAGCTGTGAAGAAGCTGTCACAGAGTTCTAGGCAAGGGAAGAAAGAGTTCATGAATGAGGCCAAGTTGTTGGCTCGAGTCCAGCACAGAAATGTGGTGAATTTGTTAGGATATTGTGCTCATGGTCCTGAAAAGCTGCTTGTTTATGAGTTTGTAGCGAATGAAAGCCTTGACAAGCTTCTCTTTA TAGAGTCTAGTGGACGAGATGCACTGGATTGGAACAGGAGGCATGACATCATACTGGGTGTGGCCAAGGGTCTTCTATACCTTCATGAAGATGCACATAGTTGCATCATCCATCGTGACATAAAAGCTAGCAATATCCTACTGGATGATAAATATTTGCCCAAAATTGCTGATTTTGGTTTGGCCCGTCTGTTCAACGAAGATGGCACGCATGTTAACACCCGTGCAGCTGGAACCAA TGGTTACATGGCACCAGAGTATGTCATGCACGGAAATCTATCTATAAAGGCAGATGTATATAGTTTTGGGGTTGTAATTCTGGAGCTGATAAGTGGTCAGAAGAATTCTACCTTCAACAGAGATACCGAGTCCACGAGCCTTCTCGAATGG ATTGGGTTGCTCTGCGTTCAATCTGATCCACGTTTACGGCCAGACATGCGTCGTGTTGTGGTGATGCTGTCAAGAAAGCCAGGCACTCTGGAAGAGCCAACAAGACCTGGATACCCTGGTTCCAGGTACAGGAAGTCTCACAAGTCTCTTGCTGTATCATCCGCTACAGGAACTTCTGGTGCCTCCAACTCTCATTCGTTTACCTCCACAACCAAAACAAACAGCGTAACTGCGACGACAACCACATCAGCATTAACGAATCCAAGATCAGATCGAAAAGGAAAACGTCCCATGCACTATTCCACTTGA
- the LOC113751034 gene encoding putative receptor-like protein kinase At4g00960 isoform X2 has product MIKSKAFLQGLIKAFVPKNSRGQKEEDLEKIAAQEQKQFQFQVLVAATKNFHRSNKLGEGGFGPVYKGKLDDGREIAVKKLSQSSRQGKKEFMNEAKLLARVQHRNVVNLLGYCAHGPEKLLVYEFVANESLDKLLFKSSGRDALDWNRRHDIILGVAKGLLYLHEDAHSCIIHRDIKASNILLDDKYLPKIADFGLARLFNEDGTHVNTRAAGTNGYMAPEYVMHGNLSIKADVYSFGVVILELISGQKNSTFNRDTESTSLLEWAYKLYKKGKHLEIVDPSLVTSANPDQISVCIQIGLLCVQSDPRLRPDMRRVVVMLSRKPGTLEEPTRPGYPGSRYRKSHKSLAVSSATGTSGASNSHSFTSTTKTNSVTATTTTSALTNPRSDRKGKRPMHYST; this is encoded by the exons ATGATTAAGTCAAAGGCCTTTCTCCAGGGCCTCATCAAAGCCTTTGTTCCAAAGAACAGTAGAG GGCAAAAAGAAGAGGATTTGGAGAAGATTGCAGCACAAGAACAAAAGCAATTCCAGTTTCAAGTTCTTGTTGCTGCTACCAAGAATTTCCATCGTAGTAATAAGCTTGGTGAAGGTGGCTTTGGCCCTGTTTACAAG GGGAAATTGGATGATGGGAGGGAAATAGCTGTGAAGAAGCTGTCACAGAGTTCTAGGCAAGGGAAGAAAGAGTTCATGAATGAGGCCAAGTTGTTGGCTCGAGTCCAGCACAGAAATGTGGTGAATTTGTTAGGATATTGTGCTCATGGTCCTGAAAAGCTGCTTGTTTATGAGTTTGTAGCGAATGAAAGCCTTGACAAGCTTCTCTTTA AGTCTAGTGGACGAGATGCACTGGATTGGAACAGGAGGCATGACATCATACTGGGTGTGGCCAAGGGTCTTCTATACCTTCATGAAGATGCACATAGTTGCATCATCCATCGTGACATAAAAGCTAGCAATATCCTACTGGATGATAAATATTTGCCCAAAATTGCTGATTTTGGTTTGGCCCGTCTGTTCAACGAAGATGGCACGCATGTTAACACCCGTGCAGCTGGAACCAA TGGTTACATGGCACCAGAGTATGTCATGCACGGAAATCTATCTATAAAGGCAGATGTATATAGTTTTGGGGTTGTAATTCTGGAGCTGATAAGTGGTCAGAAGAATTCTACCTTCAACAGAGATACCGAGTCCACGAGCCTTCTCGAATGG GCCTACAAGCTTTACAAGAAAGGCAAGCACTTGGAAATTGTGGATCCATCATTGGTAACATCAGCGAATCCTGATCAGATATCAGTTTGCATACAGATTGGGTTGCTCTGCGTTCAATCTGATCCACGTTTACGGCCAGACATGCGTCGTGTTGTGGTGATGCTGTCAAGAAAGCCAGGCACTCTGGAAGAGCCAACAAGACCTGGATACCCTGGTTCCAGGTACAGGAAGTCTCACAAGTCTCTTGCTGTATCATCCGCTACAGGAACTTCTGGTGCCTCCAACTCTCATTCGTTTACCTCCACAACCAAAACAAACAGCGTAACTGCGACGACAACCACATCAGCATTAACGAATCCAAGATCAGATCGAAAAGGAAAACGTCCCATGCACTATTCCACTTGA
- the LOC113751034 gene encoding putative receptor-like protein kinase At4g00960 isoform X1, with the protein MIKSKAFLQGLIKAFVPKNSRGQKEEDLEKIAAQEQKQFQFQVLVAATKNFHRSNKLGEGGFGPVYKGKLDDGREIAVKKLSQSSRQGKKEFMNEAKLLARVQHRNVVNLLGYCAHGPEKLLVYEFVANESLDKLLFIESSGRDALDWNRRHDIILGVAKGLLYLHEDAHSCIIHRDIKASNILLDDKYLPKIADFGLARLFNEDGTHVNTRAAGTNGYMAPEYVMHGNLSIKADVYSFGVVILELISGQKNSTFNRDTESTSLLEWAYKLYKKGKHLEIVDPSLVTSANPDQISVCIQIGLLCVQSDPRLRPDMRRVVVMLSRKPGTLEEPTRPGYPGSRYRKSHKSLAVSSATGTSGASNSHSFTSTTKTNSVTATTTTSALTNPRSDRKGKRPMHYST; encoded by the exons ATGATTAAGTCAAAGGCCTTTCTCCAGGGCCTCATCAAAGCCTTTGTTCCAAAGAACAGTAGAG GGCAAAAAGAAGAGGATTTGGAGAAGATTGCAGCACAAGAACAAAAGCAATTCCAGTTTCAAGTTCTTGTTGCTGCTACCAAGAATTTCCATCGTAGTAATAAGCTTGGTGAAGGTGGCTTTGGCCCTGTTTACAAG GGGAAATTGGATGATGGGAGGGAAATAGCTGTGAAGAAGCTGTCACAGAGTTCTAGGCAAGGGAAGAAAGAGTTCATGAATGAGGCCAAGTTGTTGGCTCGAGTCCAGCACAGAAATGTGGTGAATTTGTTAGGATATTGTGCTCATGGTCCTGAAAAGCTGCTTGTTTATGAGTTTGTAGCGAATGAAAGCCTTGACAAGCTTCTCTTTA TAGAGTCTAGTGGACGAGATGCACTGGATTGGAACAGGAGGCATGACATCATACTGGGTGTGGCCAAGGGTCTTCTATACCTTCATGAAGATGCACATAGTTGCATCATCCATCGTGACATAAAAGCTAGCAATATCCTACTGGATGATAAATATTTGCCCAAAATTGCTGATTTTGGTTTGGCCCGTCTGTTCAACGAAGATGGCACGCATGTTAACACCCGTGCAGCTGGAACCAA TGGTTACATGGCACCAGAGTATGTCATGCACGGAAATCTATCTATAAAGGCAGATGTATATAGTTTTGGGGTTGTAATTCTGGAGCTGATAAGTGGTCAGAAGAATTCTACCTTCAACAGAGATACCGAGTCCACGAGCCTTCTCGAATGG GCCTACAAGCTTTACAAGAAAGGCAAGCACTTGGAAATTGTGGATCCATCATTGGTAACATCAGCGAATCCTGATCAGATATCAGTTTGCATACAGATTGGGTTGCTCTGCGTTCAATCTGATCCACGTTTACGGCCAGACATGCGTCGTGTTGTGGTGATGCTGTCAAGAAAGCCAGGCACTCTGGAAGAGCCAACAAGACCTGGATACCCTGGTTCCAGGTACAGGAAGTCTCACAAGTCTCTTGCTGTATCATCCGCTACAGGAACTTCTGGTGCCTCCAACTCTCATTCGTTTACCTCCACAACCAAAACAAACAGCGTAACTGCGACGACAACCACATCAGCATTAACGAATCCAAGATCAGATCGAAAAGGAAAACGTCCCATGCACTATTCCACTTGA
- the LOC113753869 gene encoding myosin-binding protein 2 — protein MAANKFATMVHRNTNKISLILIYAVLEWTLIVLLLLNSLFSYLIIKFAEYVGLKPPCLWCSRVDHVFEPAKNKNMHRDLLCEAHAAEISQLGYCSNHQKLVQSQDMCEDCLSSRPEIRAKNLTLLPWMKEMGMVQRDGGDDDTVVLENAGEVNLKCSCCGVESDSNKYSSYILIKSSSWDVLEYSDEKTSLITEVKHEGHHLEEEGSDLLEKNRSDFNTDQCENGPAFGNKDENQMLSEFCDGFIIMEEEAENLSVSLPISELKETEEAVEKEEELIVKENEKITMKDKSVQVSLEEDASVKILPHHLEFFFDYTGNKLVPVDMIDSATEEDQMTYTNKDEDQTHDDIQEANLETEVNCKDDIEMVVENKCRELGSEAAMSSYRSEEEPKYAILESVEMEEDENSWVFQAVESHSPRDVFEQFEVTTPSPKTDDFPAMLAAEEEDKHIDFPPAFEEVSQVQVNETDAEVSIGTEIPDLDATDDVQLQDTISSYECTPKDPSSSLAIMQVDSDHGTEEALAWTIELHTSSVDLSELTMSNQSSFCPDLNGIEEDKVPDTPTSVDSLHTLHKKLLLLEKKDSGTEDSLDGSVISEFECGDGVMTSERLKTALKAERKALQALYAELEEERSASAVATNQTMAMINRLQEEKAQMQMEALQYQRMMEEQSEYDQEALQLLNELMVKREKEKQELEKELEICRRKVMEYETKERMRLLRKSKDGSARSGFSSTSCSNAEDSDELSIDLNQEAKEDDSYYSHHECSNHHNTPVDAVLNLEESLADFEEERLSILEQLKVLEAKLVTLDDEDEQRFEDVRPLEHLHEENGVKGHVDGEVNGHVNGYSKEMINGKHHHERRITPIKGRSLLPIFDAISDENGDVELNGDLNGFDHPNGVHDLDMRNLEVEDKNVAIEEEVDHLYERLQALEADREFLKHCISSLKKGDKGMDLLQEILQHLRDLRNVELRARNFSDGAIV, from the exons ATGGCAGCAAATAAGTTTGCAACTATGGTACATAGGAATACCAATAAGATTTCACTTATTCTTATCTATGCAGTTCTTGAATGGACTTTGATAGTTCTGCTACTGCTAAATTCTCTGTTTTCTTATCTGATCATCAAATTTGCTGAATATGTTGGGCTAAAACCACCCTGCCTTTGGTGTTCTAGAGTTGATCACGTCTTTGAGCCAGCAAAAAACAAGAACATGCACAGAGATCTTCTCTGTGAGGCTCATGCTGCAGAGATTTCTCAATTGGGATATTGTTCAAACCATCAAAAGTTGGTTCAGTCGCAGGATATGTGTGAGGATTGCTTGTCCTCGAGACCGGAAATTCGGGCAAAGAATCTAACTTTATTGCCATGGATGAAAGAAATGGGAATGGTTCAAAGGGATGGAGGAGATGATGATACAGTAGTGCTTGAGAATGCAGGTGAGGTGAATTTGAAGTGTTCTTGCTGTGGTGTAGAGTCGGATAGTAATAAGTATTCTTCTTATATTCTGATCAAGTCTTCTTCTTGGGATGTCTTGGAATATTCTgatgagaaaacaagtttgatCACAGAGGTTAAACATGAAGGTCATCATCTTGAGGAAGAAGGCAGCGATTTGTTGGAGAAAAACAGATCAGATTTCAATACTGATCAGTGTGAAAATGGCCCTGCTTTTGGAAACAAGGATGAAAATCAGATGCTTTCTGAGTTTTGTGATGGTTTTATCATAATGGAGGAAGAAGCAGAGAATCTTTCTGTTTCTCTGCCTATCTCCGAGTTGAAAGAAACAGAAGAAGCTGTGGAAAAGGAGGAAGAACTGATTGttaaggaaaatgaaaaaattaccATGAAGGATAAATCTGTTCAGGTTTCTCTAGAAGAGGATGCCTCTGTCAAAATCCTGCCTCACCATTTGGAATTCTTTTTTGATTACACTGGTAATAAGTTAGTTCCAGTTGATATGATCGATTCAGCAACTGAGGAAGATCAGATGACTTACACAAATAAGGATGAGGATCAGACTCATGATGATATTcaagaagcaaatttggagacTGAGGTGAACTGTAAGGATGACATTGAAATGGTTGTGGAAAATAAGTGCAGAGAATTGGGGTCGGAGGCAGCAATGTCTAGCTATAGAAGTGAAGAGGAGCCCAAGTACGCTATACTCGAATCTGTGGAAATGGAAGAGGATGAAAATTCTTGGGTTTTCCAAGCTGTTGAATCTCATTCACCAAGGGATGTGTTTGAACAATTTGAAGTTACAACTCCATCTCCAAAAACGGATGATTTTCCCGCAATGCTAGCAGCAGAAGAGGAAGACAAACACATTGATTTTCCTCCAG CGTTTGAAGAAGTTTCTCAAGTGCAAGTTAATGAGACTGATGCAGAGGTCTCAATTGGTACTGAAATTCCTGATTTGGATGCAACAGACGATGTTCAACTTCAAGATACTATTAGTTCCTACGAATGTACACCCAAAGATCCTTCCTCAAGTTTGGCAATTATGCAAGTCGATTCTGACCATG GTACTGAGGAAGCTCTGGCATGGACAATAGAATTGCACACCTCGTCAGTTGATTTGAGTGAGCTAACAATGAGCAATCAATCATCATTTTGCCCAGATTTAAATGGGATTGAAGAAGATAAAGTTCCTGATACGCCGACCTCTGTTGACAGTTTGCATACTTTGCACAAGAAACTGCTGCTACTTGAAAAGAAGGATTCAGGAACTGAAGATTCTTTAGATGGAAGTGTCATCAGTGAATTTGAGTGCGGTGATGGTGTCATGACAAGTGAACGCCTGAAGACCGCACTAAAAGCTGAAAGAAAAGCTTTACAAGCTTTATATGCCGAAttagaagaagaaagaagtgCTTCTGCAGTGGCTACTAATCAGACAATGGCAATGATAAACAGACTTCAGGAAGAAAAGGCACAAATGCAAATGGAAGCTTTGCAGTATCAAAGAATGATGGAAGAACAATCTGAATATGATCAAGAAGCTTTGCAACTTTTAAACGAGCTTATGGTaaagagggaaaaggaaaagcaGGAGCTAGAGAAAGAACTGGAGATATGCAGGAGGAAAGTAATGGAATATGAGACAAAAGAAAGGATGAGACTGTTAAGAAAAAGCAAGGATGGAAGCGCTAGAAGTGGATTCTCCTCAACCTCATGCAGCAATGCTGAGGATAGTGATGAGTTGTCCATTGATCTGAATCAAGAAGCAAAGGAAGACGATAGCTATTATAGTCATCATGAGTGCAGTAATCACCACAACACTCCTGTGGATGCAGTTCTGAATCTGGAAGAATCTTTAGCTGATTTTGAGGAAGAGAGGCTGTCCATTCTAGAGCAACTAAAGGTTTTAGAAGCAAAGCTTGTGACgttggatgatgaagatgaaCAACGCTTTGAGGATGTTAGACCTCTAGAACATTTGCATGAAGAAAATGGAGTAAAAGGTCATGTAGATGGTGAAGTAAATGGCCATGTCAATGGATACTCAAAGGAAATGATCAATGGTAAACACCACCATGAAAGAAGAATTACCCCTATAAAAGGCAGGAGCCTTCTTCCTATTTTTGATGCAATCAGTGATGAAAATGGAGACGTGGAACTAAATGGAGATCTAAATGGTTTTGATCATCCTAATGGGGTGCATGATTTGGATATGAGAAATCTAGAAGTGGAAGACAAGAACGTGGCCATTGAGGAAGAGGTGGATCATCTGTATGAAAGGCTACAAGCTCTTGAAGCAGATAGGGAGTTCTTAAAACATTGCATAAGTTCCTTGAAGAAAGGTGACAAAGGAATGGATCTTCTTCAAGAAATACTACAACATCTTCGAGACTTGAGAAATGTTGAGCTTCGAGCTAGAAACTTCAGTGATGGCGCTATAGTATGA